One Malania oleifera isolate guangnan ecotype guangnan chromosome 10, ASM2987363v1, whole genome shotgun sequence genomic region harbors:
- the LOC131165952 gene encoding uncharacterized protein LOC131165952, with protein sequence MDIIQTRNVYTGPWMLMGDFNCVWNNEEKRNGVLVSMYDMKDISECFDIAGLTDLKSSRCFLTWSNGRVWCKLDRVMVNQGWFMNDWNAQVNFQFPRSMSDHSMSLVSLFAEQELGRLPFKFFNMWTIHPEFQERVKDVWQGSFDGCMQYCFVKQQALKKSLRSLNALHYSHISARAERADAELMEIQSKLHDDPSCVELQEELRKKKCEAIRLESANRMFLSQLAKCKYMRHNDRNSSFFHVVLRRNRCKNHIAAVMKQNGELTKSYDQVAAEFVNYYSQLIGTECCSKINVRVVKRGPVLNDLRRNEMIQLILDEDIRMALFSIRDDKAPGPDGSLQVFIKRRRTLLVMNSVKL encoded by the coding sequence ATGGACATTATCCAAACTAGAAATGTTTATACTGGTCCTTGGATgcttatgggagattttaattgTGTTTGGAATAATGAGGAGAAGAGGAATGGTGTACTTGTGTCGATGTATGATATGAAAGATATAAGTGAATGTTTTGATATTGCAGGACTGACTGACCTAAAATCCTCAAGATGTTTTCTCACTTGGTCTAATGGGAGAGTATGGTGCAAACTTGACAGAGTTATGGTGAACCAGGGATGGTTTATGAATGACTGGAATGCACAGGTCAATTTCCAGTTTCCTAGGAGTATGTCTGATCACTCAATGTCTCTGGTTTCCTTGTTTGCAGAACAGGAATTGGGGAGACTTCCATTCAAGTTCTTCAATATGTGGACAATTCACCCTGAGTTCCAGGAGAGAGTTAAAGATGTCTGGCAGGGAAGCTTTGATGGTTGCATGCAATACTGTTTTGTTAAGCAGCAAGCTTTAAAAAAATCATTAAGGTCTCTGAATGCCTTACATTACTCTCACATTTCAGCTCGTGCTGAGAGGGCAGATGCTGAATTAATGGAGATCCAGAGTAAGTTACATGATGACCCCTCTTGTGTAGAGTTACAAGAGGAATTGAGGAAAAAGAAATGTGAAGCCATTAGATTGGAGAGTGCTAACAGAATGTTTTTATCCCAATTGGCAAAGTGTAAATATATGAGACACAATGACAGGAACTCTTCTTTTTTCCATGTTGTACTAAGGAGGAACAGATGCAAAAATCATATTGCAGCTGTAATGAAACAAAATGGGGAACTTACAAAGTCATATGATCAAGTGGCTGCTGAATTTGTGAATTACTACTCTCAATTAATTGGCACTGAGTGTTGCTCCAAGATAAATGTTCGGGTGGTAAAAAGGGGTCCTGTCTTGAATGACTTGAGAAGGAACGAAATGATACAACTTATTTTAGATGAGGATATCAGAATGGCTTTGTTCAGCATAAGGGACGATAAAGCACCAGGGCCTGATGGTTCTCTGCAGGTTTTTATAAAAAGGCGTAGAACACTATTGGTTATGAATTCAGTCAAGTTGTGA